Genomic segment of Methanolobus mangrovi:
TGCTTATAGTGAAAATGAAACTTGGAATAATTGATTATATTGACAGTGCCCATTATCTTCCCGGGCATGAGACATGCGGAATAGTTCACGGACACACTTACAAGACCGAAGTCGTGATCGAAGGTGAGAAAAAGGACACCGGAATGGTCATGGACTTTTATGAAATTAAAAAGGTCATAAAGGAAGTTCTTAAACAATATGACCATGTGTTGTTGAACAACATACTGGAATTTCCTAGCGTGGAGAACCTGTGTGAACATGTCCACACAAACCTTTCATCCAGACTTGACTTTCCGCTTTCCGTAAAAATGTGGGAAGGCGAAGGCAAGTGGTGTGAAGTAAGTACATGTTAAACTGGAAGATTATACAAAACTATATCTATGAGTTTACCTTAAATTGAGCCGTGTTTATTGGAGCTGCATAGGAGCTATATTTATGGAAAATGAAGAAAAAGACATTTGTGAAATAGAAATTTCCAAGGATGAAGATGTCAAGAGAGTGATTGCACAGCATCCTTGTTATTCCAAAGAAGCCCAGCACAAGTTCGGAAGAATCCACCTTGCAGTAGCTCCGAAATGCAATATTCAGTGTAATTATTGTGATCGTAAGTTTGACTGCGTTAATGAGAGCAGACCCGGTGTGACCAGTGAAGTACTGTCTCCACAGGAAGCCCTTGAAAAGACCAGACAGGTACTGAAGGAATATCCTTTCATCAAGGTAGTCGGTATTGCAGGTCCTGGTGACCCTCTTGCAAATGATTCGACCTTTGAGGCACTGGAACTTATAAAGAAAGAGTTCCCGGATGTGACACTCTGCCTGAGTACCAATGGTCTCGCATTACCTGAGAAATTGTCCGATCTGATCAGGGTAGGGGTTACTACATTAACGGTAACAATGAATGCTATCGATCCGGAAATAGAGGCTCAGTTGATAGGTCATATTTCCTACAAGGGAAAGATCTACAGGGGCATCGAGGCTGCTGAGATCATGGTGAAGAACCAGCTGGAAGGTATCAAGCTTGCAGTCGAGGCTGGTCTTGTTGTAAAGGTCAATACTGTGCTTGTTCCAGGTATCAACGATAAGCATATTATTGAAGTTGCAAAGAAGATCAATGAACTTGGTGTCTTTATCATGAATGTGATGCCACTTATCTGTCAGGCAAAGTTTGCAGACAGAGAGCCACCATCGCCTGCAGAGTGTAAGGCTATTCAGGACAAGTGTGCTCCCTATGTCCAGCAGATGAGACACTGTCGCCAGTGCAGATCAGATGCATATGGACTTATTGGACAGGATATGTCACAGATGAGCGAGGATCGCAGGAAAATCATTAAACTCGATATGGACAAGAAGATGCATTCAGATGAGAAGGCTTAAGCCTTTTCACTGACGTTTTATAGTTGTTCTACTTATTAATTCTATTATCATTGTGCAGGTGTTTTTTTTGTATATTGAAGAGCTTGCGGCAAATTTAAGGAACTTTGAAGGGGTTACCCGGAAAAAGCCAATTGCAGATATTGTTAGTATATTCGAAACAGTTCGCTCGGAATACGGAGAGGTCATTGATGATTTCGGAGACGATGCTGCAGTTATTGATATTGGTACTGATGACGTGATACTTTTCGCAGCTGACGCAATCTGGGGAAAGATAGTCAATAAGAGTCCCTGGTGGACAGGTTACACCTCCGTTGTTGTCAATGTGAATGACATATCAGCGATGGGTGGCCGTCCTCTTGCAATGGTCAATGTCATGGCTTCCAGCGACCTGGAATCCACTGAAGAGATCATGAGAGGTATCCGGGATGGAATCAAGAAATTCGGTGTGCCCATGGTAGGCGGGCACATGCATCCTGACACTCCTTATAATTCACTTGCGGTATCGATCATAGGTATTGCTAAGAAAGACTGTGTTATTCGCAGTGACAGTGCAAAGCCAGGAGATGTCGTGATAGTTGCCTATGATATGGACGGCAGGGTCGGACAGAATTCTCCATATAGCTGGGACACAACTTCATTCAAGGAAGCTGATGTTGTTCGTGAGCGTTTCATGGTAATGCAGGAGATCGGGGAAAAGAAACTGGTAACTGCAGGCAAGGATATCAGTAACCCCGGTACAATTGGCACTCTTGGTATGCTCTGTGAAGTGAGCAGGATGGGCGCTTCTGTGGACCTTAGAAAGATACCACGACCTGATGATGTTGACTTTGAGCAGTGGTTGAAGATATATCCTGCAACTGGTTATGTTGTCACTGCAAAAGAAGAGAATGCTTCTCAGTGTGTAGAGGTATTTGAGAATGCAGGGCTTAAGGCTGCTATTATAGGTGAGATCAATGCCAGCCAGATCATTGATATCTATGATGACAGTGGTAAAGCCATTGTATTTGATCTCAGAAATGATACAATAACCGGAATTTGAAAGGACTGGCCATAGAGCCTGTCCATTTACATTTATATTTTTTAATCGCTTTCTATCCAGGCCTGCAGTTCTTCATACAGATATCTTTCAGCAGCCTGTACTTCTTCCAGAGCGCCTCTGAGGACGATTACTTCTCTTTCATCTGTTTCCACAATATGGACACCCATCTTCCTTCCAAATGCTTCGAGATCAAACTCTTCCACAAGGTCGTATATGATGTATGAAGGAGTTCCGGGTGGTATTATAAGATCGTAGAGATTTTCAAGGTCCTGTACAGCAGGATCTGCTTCTTTTTTACTTTTTGCTCTTTCAAGATCCTCAAATTGCAGTTTTCTTGCCAATGTGATCACCGTCTATTCTGGTTTGATGGTATAATAGACATAAATAGTAATCGCTGTGTTTAACAGGGTTTAACTATTAATAGTGTTAGTTATAAAAATGTGCATAGTTGAAATGTGGTCAAAACCACATGTGACATCCGGAGGGTATGAATGAGATTAATCGATCTATCAGATGCAAAAGGACAGATAAGAGTTGAGTTTGGTGGATGTAACATGAAATGTCCTTATTGTGTTCATATACACCAGCCTGTGAAGGAGTGGACCGTTGATGAGATCGTGGACTATGCCAGCAAGTCCACAACTGCGAATGTATATCTGGGAGGTGCTGAACCTACGCTCCAGAAAGACCTTTTGCCGTTAATTGAGGAACTACAGAGGATAGGCAAGAGTGTAATACTGAAGTCAAATGGTATGAAACCTGATGTGCTTGAAAGTGTGCTTCCGCTTGTGCATGGTTTTGTACTTGAGATCAAGACGGCAAATAATGATATCAAAGGCATCATGGAGCTTACGGGAATGTCAGAGCAGCGCAGCATAAAGTATGTGACGCTTCTTAAAGAGTCTCTGTCCATTGCTAAGAAAAAGTGGCTTAGGGTATGGATAAGGGTCATACCTGAATATGTGAATGAAGATACACTTCCACGTATAATGCCTGATCTGGAAGGTGCTTCAGAGGTAATGTTGTACCAGTTCATGAGCAATCCTGAGTTTGACAATCCTTTCATGGGTCATGATACACCTACACCTTCATGGACAGAGATGAAAAAGCTTGGGGAGATCGTGGCAAAAGTGGTTCCAACAGTGAGGATTGTTGGAGAAAGAGGCCAGATATTGTTGCAGGAATCATAATGTTATTGATATTGCATTGTGTTTGAATATATTTGTGATACTTTTGTATTCAAATACACCTGCATGATAACCAATAGGATTAAAAACAGTGTGATGCATGATACATAGCAGAATTTTATTCAATTCAAGCCTTACTATAGGGGATAATATTAATGCAGGAATATAAATTAAAGCGCGGTTTTGCACCTGATATGGATAGAATCTATGAATGCCTGACAGAGACTTTTCCAGGCGAGGTCAAGAAGGAAGATGGTAAATTCGTTACTTCTTACGGTGTTCTTTCCAGCCTGAGTGTTTGGATAGAAAACAAGAAACTGGCTGTTGATACAGTATCTGATACTTCTTTGACGGATGATGAACTTATACTTGATTCTAACAAGCGTTTCAGGGATTTCCTTTTACAGGCTACAGGGTATACTGCAAAGGAACGCCTGAAGCAGGCAAAGAAGGAAGTTTCCAAGTAATTTCCTTTATTTTTTTACCAATGCCAGAGATTGTTAGCATGGGATTTCTCGAAAATCTGAAGAGCTTTGATATTCCTACATGCCTGAGGGTGTGCGCAGGAACTGACGGTTCGGTCACTTTCCTGCTTGAGATCATGACCAAGCATCCTACAGCCGTTGTTACGGAATACCAGCATATCATTCCGGCGGATGAGCATATGGCAGATATCTTCGATGTGGATGTGGGCGCGGATATTAATGAGCGCGTGGTCACTCTCACAGCAGGGGATGTCCCTTATGTGCATGCAAGATCCCTGTCAGCCATTGAGAAGATGCCTGAAGGTGTCCGCTGTGACATGATGAAAGCCGACATCCCAATTGGCAGGATACTGCGCGACCACGATATTGAGACTCGCAGGGACTTTGAAAACATTGAGATACTTGAGGAGACCCCACTCTTCGGAGCTAAAAAAGTTCTTTCACGTTCTTACCGCATAGTCCACCACAACGGTGTCCTCATGTGGATAAACGAGAAATTCCCGGTTGATGACCGCTGGTGCTTATAAACCAACGTCTCTCCAACCGAAAACTTATTAATTGAGTCTGTGTATTAAGGGAAAGCACCCCAATACTTCTTGTGTGCCTCGGTGGCTTAGGGGTATAGCGCGTCCTTGGTAAGGACGAGGTCGTGGGTTCAAATCCCACCCGAGGCTTCAAATCTCGGGGTCAAAAGCCCCAATTTCCTTTTACTTTTTGTTACAACTTAGTCATAGATAAGCGTAAAAACAAAACTATCTGAATATAAAATAAGTTTTGATACAAAAAACATCTCAAAGAATAAAAATCAGATAATTGTTCTTATAATCTATTCAATAAAACTCATTGAAGTTAAAAAAGGATTTGAGTAGATATGGTGAAAATATTCACTTTATCTAAAAAGCTTAATATCATATCTCTTTGAGGTTATAGTGAAAATAACTTATCACTATCCTTTGCTTTTTTATATAGAACAAGTATCTACACGATAGCCACACTCAGCGGATTATTCATACTACACATATGACTTCTGTGATTATTTGGTAAAAAAGATAATGATAATTTTACTTGTCTGAATACAAAAAAACCAGGCCATCTATAGCTGAAGATATGTCGTAACATTTATCAGTTTGAGGTTACGAAATTATCTTGTGGGGAAAAAATATCAACTCGCACAATGGGGAACCAAACATGAAGGAAACAAGCTCTTCCAATCTCACCCAGGTGACCTATCACAAAATATATGTGGACTCACAGGGTGATTCTCACTTTGATGTCGTGACAGTCGAACAGAGCCTCGCGCAAGCAGCACCACCAGCTGCCCCGTTCTACGTATCCGAGGATGGACCTGCGTTGAAGTATCGTTTCTATACATTTGATCCCGGCTGGATCGGTGAACTGCATCCGGCTCCAACCCGGCAGTTCCTAGCCCTCATGTCGGGTGTAGTGGAGATGGAGACAACAGATGGAACTGTCAGGCGGTTTAAGCCTGGAGATCTGGTCCTGCTGGAAGATACATCCGGCAAGGGCCATGTGACGAGGAACATCGGGGACGGGTTCTGCACGTACCTTGTGGTTCCGGTTCCATCAGCCTGATATATTTCATAAGATATCGACTCTTCATCACCTCCTTTCTTTGCAATGTAGCAAGCTAGGACGAGCAGATCACCTATATAGGGAGATAATAGTCTTCACACAGTAATATAGGGTATTTAAATCCAGCCAGAGGCTCCAAATCTCGAGGTCAAGAGCCTTTTTTTGCTCTTTGCTTCAAAAAGCAATTTGTTATCTATCAGGAAAGGATATTATTTTTCCAGAAAAATATTTCATCAGGTTTTCTTTCATACTCTTCGATAGCATTTAGGTATAATCCTGGATATTGCGTACTCTCCCTGCGAAGATGGATTAGTCTGATCATCTTTAGCATCATTTGTTTGATTGTCCACTACGCAGATGGATGTACCATCCGGCTCTACACAGCCGGTGGCTGCCAGTAGCAGTAAGGTCATTAACAGAACACTAAGTATGATTTTTGGATAGCCCATGTTTTACTCCCCCTGTCTAATAATAAAAAGATGGATTTGAAGCGTTATTTACGTTTTGATTTTGATGTAGGTGGCTCTTACCAAAGATATTAATTATACGGCAGGCACATAATAACTAGGGATATAATAGTGGTGTTACCAGCCAGCTTTAGGGGTATAGGGTACTGGTTGGATCAGAGGGCTGCAGGAATTGCTTCTCATGTCCGGGATAACTGACATAAATGGGTTCCACAGGAAAATACTGGATAGTATATGGATTGGGGTCTGGGCTGTGGATAAATATGAAAATATAGTCTTTTTCAACAAAGGGATGGAGTATATTTTCGGAACTTCAAAAGAAAAAGTTCTGGGCACCAATGTTCTGCGATATATCAAGGAACAGAGCATGCGTGACCAGAAGCATTTCTGCGAACTATTCTGTCGTGTAAAAAGAACAGTGACACCGGCTCCATATGATTCTCTATCGATGATCACAAGGAAAGGCAATCTGACATATCAGAGTGGTGTTCTTGTACCCCTGCTCGATGACATGGGAAACTACGATGGGATGGTAGGTACTGTTGAGGATATAACTGAAAGAAAGCTCAGTGAAAAACAGACACTGGATTTCCTCAAAACAGAGAAAGAGCTGGAGATGATCTATAAGAGCAGTCCGGTTGTTGCATTCCTGTGGCTTGCTGAAGAGAACAGACCGGTTGAATACGTGTCAGATAATCTGGACCAATTTGGTTACAATCCTGAAGATTTCACTTCCGGAAGAATGAATTATTCTGAGATCATATTTCCGGATGACCTCAAAAAGTTTCAATCCCATATTCGTAAAGATGAGGCAGAAGGCCACAAATACTTCTCTCAGCAGTACCGGATACTTACAAAGGACGGGAAAGTACGCTGGGTCAGTGAAAGATCACTTATCGTGCGTGATGAGACTGATATTCCTGCTCACCATCAGGGTATAATCATCGATATAACTAAACAGAAAATATCTCAGGAAGCCTTGCTTGAAGCTGAAAAGAAGTATCGCCTGATATTTGAGAACTCCCCATTGGGGATATTTGATTTTGACAATGAAGGGGTTGTCAGGCATTGTAACGATAACCTGATAAAGATACTCGGGCTGCCAAAAGAGGAGATAGTCGGATTCAACCTCATGACATCGCTGAGGGATGAACAAATGAAGACTGCTTTTGAGTCCGTTCTTTCAAAGAAGTCCGGACATTACGAAGGCGAGTATAAATCTACAACAGGTGACAAAGTCACACCCATAAGAGCCTGTTACAGCCCGAATATCTCCGAAGATGGCTCGGTGCTTGGAGGTATTGGCATAATTGAAGACATCACCGAACGTAAAATTGCGTATGATGCCCTGAAGGCTTCCGAAGAAAGATATTCCTCACTTGTGGAGAATGGAAATGATGGGATTGTTATTATCCAGGAACATGTGCTCAAATTTGCCAACTCAAAGTTTGAGGACCTTACGGGGTATTCCAAAGAAGAAATGATCGGGAAATCGTTTTTTGAATTCATATCTCCCGAGTACAGGGACATCGTTTTTGAGATGTATGAAATGGGATCAAAAAAAGACCCGACAATTCCTCACAAATACGAGATATGTATTCTCTCCAAAGAAGGAAAAAAGGTTGCCACTGAATTGAATACATCTTACATTATCCATGATGGGAAGCCTGCCGATATGGCAATAATACGGGATATCACTGAGCGCAAAAAAGCTGAGAGAGCCCTGAAAGAATATGCCCACGAGCTGGCCAGGGCGAATGAAGAGTTGAAATCCCTCGACA
This window contains:
- a CDS encoding radical SAM protein translates to MRLIDLSDAKGQIRVEFGGCNMKCPYCVHIHQPVKEWTVDEIVDYASKSTTANVYLGGAEPTLQKDLLPLIEELQRIGKSVILKSNGMKPDVLESVLPLVHGFVLEIKTANNDIKGIMELTGMSEQRSIKYVTLLKESLSIAKKKWLRVWIRVIPEYVNEDTLPRIMPDLEGASEVMLYQFMSNPEFDNPFMGHDTPTPSWTEMKKLGEIVAKVVPTVRIVGERGQILLQES
- a CDS encoding DUF5611 family protein translates to MQEYKLKRGFAPDMDRIYECLTETFPGEVKKEDGKFVTSYGVLSSLSVWIENKKLAVDTVSDTSLTDDELILDSNKRFRDFLLQATGYTAKERLKQAKKEVSK
- the queD gene encoding 6-carboxytetrahydropterin synthase QueD, which gives rise to MVKMKLGIIDYIDSAHYLPGHETCGIVHGHTYKTEVVIEGEKKDTGMVMDFYEIKKVIKEVLKQYDHVLLNNILEFPSVENLCEHVHTNLSSRLDFPLSVKMWEGEGKWCEVSTC
- the nifB gene encoding nitrogenase cofactor biosynthesis protein NifB, producing the protein MENEEKDICEIEISKDEDVKRVIAQHPCYSKEAQHKFGRIHLAVAPKCNIQCNYCDRKFDCVNESRPGVTSEVLSPQEALEKTRQVLKEYPFIKVVGIAGPGDPLANDSTFEALELIKKEFPDVTLCLSTNGLALPEKLSDLIRVGVTTLTVTMNAIDPEIEAQLIGHISYKGKIYRGIEAAEIMVKNQLEGIKLAVEAGLVVKVNTVLVPGINDKHIIEVAKKINELGVFIMNVMPLICQAKFADREPPSPAECKAIQDKCAPYVQQMRHCRQCRSDAYGLIGQDMSQMSEDRRKIIKLDMDKKMHSDEKA
- a CDS encoding chorismate--pyruvate lyase family protein; its protein translation is MGFLENLKSFDIPTCLRVCAGTDGSVTFLLEIMTKHPTAVVTEYQHIIPADEHMADIFDVDVGADINERVVTLTAGDVPYVHARSLSAIEKMPEGVRCDMMKADIPIGRILRDHDIETRRDFENIEILEETPLFGAKKVLSRSYRIVHHNGVLMWINEKFPVDDRWCL
- a CDS encoding cupin domain-containing protein, translating into MKETSSSNLTQVTYHKIYVDSQGDSHFDVVTVEQSLAQAAPPAAPFYVSEDGPALKYRFYTFDPGWIGELHPAPTRQFLALMSGVVEMETTDGTVRRFKPGDLVLLEDTSGKGHVTRNIGDGFCTYLVVPVPSA
- a CDS encoding methanogenesis marker 2 protein produces the protein MYIEELAANLRNFEGVTRKKPIADIVSIFETVRSEYGEVIDDFGDDAAVIDIGTDDVILFAADAIWGKIVNKSPWWTGYTSVVVNVNDISAMGGRPLAMVNVMASSDLESTEEIMRGIRDGIKKFGVPMVGGHMHPDTPYNSLAVSIIGIAKKDCVIRSDSAKPGDVVIVAYDMDGRVGQNSPYSWDTTSFKEADVVRERFMVMQEIGEKKLVTAGKDISNPGTIGTLGMLCEVSRMGASVDLRKIPRPDDVDFEQWLKIYPATGYVVTAKEENASQCVEVFENAGLKAAIIGEINASQIIDIYDDSGKAIVFDLRNDTITGI
- a CDS encoding PAS domain S-box protein, translating into MSGITDINGFHRKILDSIWIGVWAVDKYENIVFFNKGMEYIFGTSKEKVLGTNVLRYIKEQSMRDQKHFCELFCRVKRTVTPAPYDSLSMITRKGNLTYQSGVLVPLLDDMGNYDGMVGTVEDITERKLSEKQTLDFLKTEKELEMIYKSSPVVAFLWLAEENRPVEYVSDNLDQFGYNPEDFTSGRMNYSEIIFPDDLKKFQSHIRKDEAEGHKYFSQQYRILTKDGKVRWVSERSLIVRDETDIPAHHQGIIIDITKQKISQEALLEAEKKYRLIFENSPLGIFDFDNEGVVRHCNDNLIKILGLPKEEIVGFNLMTSLRDEQMKTAFESVLSKKSGHYEGEYKSTTGDKVTPIRACYSPNISEDGSVLGGIGIIEDITERKIAYDALKASEERYSSLVENGNDGIVIIQEHVLKFANSKFEDLTGYSKEEMIGKSFFEFISPEYRDIVFEMYEMGSKKDPTIPHKYEICILSKEGKKVATELNTSYIIHDGKPADMAIIRDITERKKAERALKEYAHELARANEELKSLDRMKDEFLSNVSHELNTPIVSIKGYSDLVYDETLGGINDKQKDALEVVLRNTQRLINVVNSLLYISMVESGSIEYKFEDVLISDIIDNVADDMTAQIKKKSLSLEKNVPADLPPVKGDRDKLAILFTNLMDNAIKFTDAGGQIILNVEEEKQEGKEEEQNYIHIKISDTGIGIPEELIPKLFQRFYQIDASTKRKYGGTGLGLYISKSIVDAHEGQIWIESEKDAGTTIHVRLPCQ